In one Zonotrichia albicollis isolate bZonAlb1 chromosome 14, bZonAlb1.hap1, whole genome shotgun sequence genomic region, the following are encoded:
- the HPRT1 gene encoding hypoxanthine-guanine phosphoribosyltransferase has protein sequence MATPSPCIVIGDDEQGYDLDLFCIPKHYADDLEKVYIPHGLIMDRTERLAREIMKGMGGHHIVALCVLKGGYKFFADLLDYIKALNRNSDKSIPMTVDFIRLKSYCNDQSTGDIKVIGGDDLSTLTGKNVLIVEDIIDTGKTMKTLLSLLKQYNPKMVKVASLLVKRTPRSVGYRPDFVGFEVPDKFVVGYALDYNEYFRDLNHICVISETGKQKYKA, from the exons ATGGcgacccccagcccctgcatcgTG ATTGGCGATGATGAACAAGGTTACGACCTGGATTTGTTCTGCATACCTAAACATTATGCAGATGATTTGGAAAAAGTCTATATTCCTCATGGGCTCATCATGGACAG GACGGAGAGACTGGCACGAGAAATCATGAAGGGCATGGGAGGACACCACATTGTGGCACTCTGTGTACTCAAGGGTGGCTATAAATTTTTTGCTGATTTATTAGACTACATCAAAGCCCTGAACAGAAACAGTGACAAATCAATCCCCATGACAGTCGACTTCATCAGGTTGAAGAGTTACTGT AATGATCAGTCAACTGGAGATATCAAAGTCATTGGGGGAGATGACCTCTCAACCCTGACTGGGAAG AATGTTTTGATCGTAGAA gatATAATTGATACTGGTAAAACAATGAAAACGTTGCTGTCTCTCCTTAAACAGTACAATCCAAAGATGGTGAAAGTAGCCAG TTTGCTGGTGAAAAGAACTCCTCGAAGTGTGGGATACCGGCCGGACT TTGTTGGATTTGAAGTGCCAGACAAATTTGTTGTGGGATACGCCCTAGATTACAATGAATACTTCAGAGATTTGAAC caTATCTGTGTGATCAGCGAGACGGGGAAGCAGAAGTACAAAGCATGA